The following coding sequences are from one Devosia neptuniae window:
- a CDS encoding type II and III secretion system protein family protein yields MLTSISVLPRKFLASAVMALLAGATLLQPAAAQEAQITISSAAYGGTRQMELDLNKSIIVDLPAGVAEVVVSQPTVAAAIMRTRTRAIVQGISGGDTNIFFLDDQGRTISVLDIRVIKEPSQVGNALQEALARVIPGSNIRVESVTLGDETNRVVLTGTVLSTDDKQRAEQVAIQFAGDPLNVANILDISGSQQVMLQVTVAEVSRDTVKQLGINLSGSLSIGNFNAGINSTQSTLPNGVTGGFSAGNVSLTAELRALEQRGALRTLAEPVLTAISGEPAEFLAGGQIPILSAIDPATNNRTYTLKDFGVKLKFTPTIKSNGVVGLEVETEVSEIAETGFNIGGETVPGFNNRSAKTSIELRPGQTIAIAGMIQDKLRQQISGLPGLGDIPILGTLFRSRNFQRSQTELVIIVTPYLAAPMTQQPILPTDKFEAASDAEAIFLGRMERNYGVGGDIEMRGGFNGSVGFVLD; encoded by the coding sequence ATGCTCACATCCATTTCCGTTTTGCCCCGCAAGTTCCTGGCTTCGGCCGTCATGGCGCTGTTGGCCGGCGCCACTCTGCTTCAGCCGGCGGCTGCTCAGGAGGCGCAGATAACCATCTCGTCCGCCGCCTACGGCGGCACGCGGCAAATGGAACTCGACCTCAACAAATCCATCATCGTCGATCTGCCCGCGGGTGTGGCCGAAGTGGTGGTGTCCCAGCCCACTGTGGCTGCCGCCATCATGCGCACCCGCACCCGGGCGATCGTGCAGGGCATTTCGGGTGGCGATACCAATATCTTCTTCCTTGACGATCAGGGCCGCACGATTTCCGTGCTCGATATCCGCGTCATCAAGGAGCCATCCCAGGTCGGCAATGCCCTCCAGGAGGCATTGGCCCGCGTCATTCCCGGCTCCAATATCCGCGTTGAATCTGTAACGCTGGGTGATGAGACCAACCGCGTTGTGCTCACCGGTACGGTGCTGTCGACCGACGACAAGCAGCGCGCCGAACAGGTGGCCATCCAGTTTGCGGGCGATCCGCTGAACGTGGCCAATATTCTCGACATTTCCGGCTCCCAGCAGGTCATGCTGCAGGTCACCGTGGCTGAAGTGTCACGCGATACCGTCAAGCAGCTTGGCATCAACCTCTCTGGCAGTCTCTCCATCGGCAATTTCAACGCCGGCATTAACAGCACGCAGTCCACCCTACCCAATGGCGTTACGGGTGGCTTTTCGGCCGGCAATGTCTCGCTCACGGCCGAGCTGCGGGCGCTCGAACAGCGCGGCGCGCTCCGCACCCTGGCCGAACCAGTTCTCACCGCCATTTCCGGTGAACCCGCCGAATTTCTCGCCGGCGGGCAAATTCCCATTCTCTCCGCCATCGATCCGGCCACCAATAACCGCACCTATACGCTCAAGGATTTTGGCGTGAAGCTCAAATTCACGCCCACTATCAAGTCCAATGGCGTGGTGGGGCTCGAGGTCGAGACCGAGGTTTCCGAAATCGCCGAGACCGGCTTCAATATCGGCGGCGAAACCGTCCCTGGCTTCAACAATCGCAGCGCCAAGACCTCCATCGAGCTGCGCCCGGGCCAGACCATCGCCATTGCCGGCATGATCCAGGACAAATTGCGCCAGCAGATTTCGGGCCTGCCGGGCCTGGGTGATATCCCCATTCTGGGCACCCTGTTCCGCTCGCGCAATTTCCAGCGCAGCCAGACCGAGCTGGTCATCATCGTCACGCCCTATCTCGCCGCCCCGATGACCCAGCAGCCCATTCTGCCCACCGACAAGTTCGAAGCAGCCAGTGATGCCGAAGCCATTTTCCTCGGCCGCATGGAGCGCAATTACGGCGTCGGTGGCGATATCGAAATGCGCGGCGGTTTCAACGGATCTGTCGGCTTCGTGCTCGATTGA